A genomic window from Serratia liquefaciens includes:
- a CDS encoding FecCD family ABC transporter permease, producing MNVTVRRGARRSGGWLCMLALALPLFLLGASLYGPAPISLHDAWRILSAPGVNADDGSEIYQRIIWSLRLPRALLAAVAGAGLALAGTVLQSLTRNPLADPWVLGISSGAGVGAVLVLVLGLGGGLLSVSGGAFIGAAGAFALVLLLAGRSLNAESSLFILAGVAVTQLLSALTSLITLWQADANATRGVMFWLLGSFSDARWPQVGLCALLLAAALAICWMKAGELDALAFGGLTAASLGVAVAPLKLLLYGITMALTAVIVAFSGAVGFIGLTVPHVARLLVGPRHRLLLPASALCGALFAVAADTLARTLFEPRELPVGVLTALLGVPVFLALLYRKINA from the coding sequence ATGAACGTAACGGTACGCCGGGGGGCGAGGCGTTCAGGTGGCTGGTTGTGCATGCTGGCGCTGGCGTTGCCGCTATTTTTGCTCGGTGCCTCGTTGTACGGACCGGCGCCAATATCGCTGCATGACGCGTGGCGTATTTTGTCTGCCCCTGGCGTTAACGCCGACGACGGTAGCGAGATTTATCAACGGATAATCTGGTCATTGAGACTGCCCAGGGCGCTGTTGGCCGCGGTGGCGGGGGCCGGTCTGGCGTTGGCCGGCACCGTCCTGCAATCGCTGACGCGCAACCCATTGGCCGATCCCTGGGTGTTGGGGATCTCTTCCGGGGCGGGCGTGGGCGCCGTTCTGGTGCTGGTGTTGGGGCTCGGCGGCGGTCTGCTGTCGGTGTCTGGCGGGGCATTTATCGGTGCGGCCGGGGCCTTTGCCCTGGTTTTACTGCTCGCCGGGCGTTCCCTGAACGCCGAGTCATCGCTGTTTATTTTGGCGGGGGTCGCGGTCACGCAACTGCTTTCGGCACTGACCTCGCTGATTACCCTGTGGCAAGCGGACGCTAACGCCACGCGTGGTGTGATGTTCTGGCTACTGGGATCCTTCAGTGACGCTCGCTGGCCGCAGGTGGGGCTTTGCGCTCTGCTGCTGGCGGCGGCACTGGCGATTTGCTGGATGAAAGCGGGCGAGCTGGACGCATTGGCGTTCGGCGGCCTGACCGCGGCGTCGTTGGGCGTGGCGGTGGCGCCGCTGAAACTGCTGCTGTACGGCATTACCATGGCGCTGACGGCCGTTATCGTCGCCTTCAGCGGCGCGGTGGGGTTTATTGGGCTGACGGTGCCGCACGTCGCCAGACTGTTGGTCGGGCCGCGTCACCGATTGCTGTTGCCGGCCAGCGCGCTGTGCGGCGCTTTGTTTGCCGTCGCGGCGGACACCCTGGCCAGAACCTTGTTTGAACCGCGCGAACTGCCGGTGGGCGTCTTGACCGCGTTGTTGGGTGTCCCGGTATTTCTCGCCTTGCTGTATCGGAAAATAAACGCATGA
- a CDS encoding ABC transporter ATP-binding protein yields MNNESRLTGLRAEGLGWSTAERVVLNNLSFHARPGEITGVLGVNGSGKSTLLKLLAGLISPSRGRVYLQQTDIASMKGRERAKCMTFLEQSGPGAFAIVVKDVVLLGRLVYASRWAGFSAEDYRIAGQAMEQVGISHLADREWQQLSGGEQQRVHLARALAQQTPWLLLDEPANHLDIAHQQQFMALLRRLGISVVVSLHDLNLAACYCDRLMLLKQGGLHAFGPPQQVLTSETIDKVYGVEARLVAISDYAAPLIYYPVQ; encoded by the coding sequence ATGAACAATGAAAGCCGGTTAACGGGGCTGCGTGCCGAAGGGTTGGGGTGGTCAACGGCAGAAAGAGTGGTGTTGAATAACCTCAGTTTTCACGCCCGGCCCGGTGAAATTACCGGCGTGCTCGGCGTCAACGGCAGCGGAAAATCTACGCTGCTCAAGTTGCTGGCGGGATTGATTTCCCCCAGCCGTGGCCGGGTGTATTTGCAGCAAACCGATATTGCCTCAATGAAAGGGCGCGAACGAGCCAAATGCATGACTTTCCTCGAACAGTCCGGGCCCGGTGCGTTTGCCATTGTGGTGAAAGACGTGGTGTTGCTCGGGCGTCTGGTTTACGCCAGTCGCTGGGCAGGGTTCAGCGCGGAAGATTATCGCATTGCCGGGCAGGCGATGGAGCAGGTCGGTATTTCGCACCTGGCCGATCGTGAATGGCAACAGCTGTCCGGCGGGGAACAGCAACGTGTTCATCTGGCACGCGCGCTGGCGCAACAAACGCCATGGCTGTTATTGGATGAGCCTGCCAACCATCTTGATATTGCCCATCAGCAGCAGTTTATGGCGTTATTGCGGCGGCTGGGCATCAGCGTAGTGGTTTCGCTGCACGACCTGAATTTGGCGGCCTGCTACTGTGACCGGCTGATGTTGTTAAAGCAGGGAGGTTTGCACGCCTTCGGCCCCCCGCAGCAGGTGCTGACATCGGAGACGATAGACAAGGTTTATGGCGTAGAGGCTCGGCTGGTTGCGATTAGCGATTACGCCGCGCCGCTGATCTATTACCCCGTTCAGTAA
- a CDS encoding AcrZ family multidrug efflux pump-associated protein: protein MLDLLKSLLFAVVMVPVVMAIILGLIYGLAEVFNIFSKVGRSKENRTQH, encoded by the coding sequence ATGTTGGATTTATTGAAAAGTTTGCTGTTCGCTGTGGTCATGGTTCCGGTGGTTATGGCCATCATCCTCGGCCTGATCTACGGTTTGGCGGAAGTGTTCAACATTTTCTCCAAAGTGGGCCGTTCGAAAGAAAACCGCACCCAGCACTGA
- the modA gene encoding molybdate ABC transporter substrate-binding protein, whose translation MKQQWTKWVGGIVLASGMVMQASAADKITVFAAASLTNALQDIATQYQKGKDVQVVSSFASSSTLARQIEQGAPADLFISADQQWMDYAIDKQQMVKDTRYTLLGNELVLIAAKDAKPAKITLDKQTDWAKLLNGGRLSVGDPDHVPAGIYAKEALQNLGAWTALEPKLARANNVRSAMALVERGEAPLGIVYGSDAVASDKVSVVAIFPEDSHKPVEYPMAIVKGHQTPAVSAFYSYLKSPEAAAIFKHYGFSPRK comes from the coding sequence ATGAAACAGCAATGGACTAAGTGGGTCGGCGGTATCGTATTGGCATCCGGTATGGTCATGCAGGCATCGGCAGCGGATAAAATTACCGTTTTTGCGGCCGCCTCGCTGACTAACGCGCTGCAGGATATCGCGACCCAATACCAGAAGGGCAAGGATGTGCAGGTGGTTTCCTCATTCGCCTCCTCTTCTACGTTGGCGCGCCAGATTGAGCAGGGCGCACCGGCCGATCTGTTTATCTCTGCCGATCAGCAGTGGATGGATTACGCCATCGACAAGCAGCAAATGGTTAAAGACACCCGTTATACCCTGTTGGGGAACGAACTGGTGCTGATCGCCGCAAAAGATGCCAAACCGGCTAAAATCACGCTCGACAAGCAAACCGACTGGGCAAAACTGCTCAATGGCGGCCGCCTGTCGGTGGGCGATCCGGACCACGTGCCTGCCGGCATTTATGCCAAGGAAGCGCTGCAGAATCTCGGTGCCTGGACCGCGCTGGAGCCTAAGCTGGCACGGGCCAACAACGTACGCAGCGCCATGGCACTGGTAGAACGCGGCGAAGCGCCGTTGGGCATTGTTTATGGCTCAGACGCGGTAGCCAGTGATAAAGTCAGCGTGGTGGCCATCTTCCCGGAAGACAGCCACAAACCGGTGGAATACCCGATGGCGATAGTTAAAGGGCATCAAACTCCGGCCGTCAGCGCGTTCTACAGTTACCTGAAGAGCCCGGAAGCGGCTGCTATTTTCAAACATTATGGATTCTCCCCGCGTAAATGA
- the modB gene encoding molybdate ABC transporter permease subunit: MILSEYEWQAVELSLKVSALAVVCSLPFGILMAWVLVRCRFPGKSLLDSIIHLPLVLPPVVVGYLLLIAMGRRGVIGEWLYDWFGFSFSFSWRGAALASAVVAFPLMVRAIRLALEAVDTRLEQAARTLGANPWRVFFTITLPLSLPGVIVGVVLAFARSLGEFGATITFVSNIPGETRTIPLAMYTLIETPGAEAAAARLCVIAIVLSLVSLMVSEWLARWGRKRMGV; this comes from the coding sequence ATGATCCTGAGTGAGTACGAGTGGCAGGCCGTTGAACTGAGCCTGAAAGTGTCCGCCCTGGCGGTGGTGTGCAGTTTACCCTTTGGCATTCTGATGGCCTGGGTGCTGGTACGCTGCCGTTTCCCGGGTAAATCGCTGCTGGACAGTATTATTCACCTGCCGCTGGTACTGCCGCCGGTGGTGGTCGGCTATTTATTGCTGATCGCCATGGGGCGGCGCGGCGTGATTGGCGAATGGCTGTATGACTGGTTTGGCTTCAGTTTCAGCTTTAGCTGGCGCGGTGCGGCGCTGGCTTCCGCCGTGGTGGCGTTTCCGCTGATGGTGCGAGCCATACGGTTGGCGCTGGAGGCGGTGGATACCCGGCTCGAGCAGGCAGCCCGCACCCTGGGCGCCAACCCGTGGCGGGTGTTTTTCACCATCACGCTGCCGCTGTCGCTGCCCGGCGTGATTGTCGGTGTGGTATTGGCCTTTGCCCGTTCTCTGGGCGAGTTCGGCGCCACCATTACCTTTGTTTCCAACATTCCCGGCGAGACGCGCACCATACCGCTGGCGATGTATACCCTGATTGAAACGCCGGGGGCTGAAGCCGCTGCCGCGCGCCTGTGCGTGATAGCCATAGTGCTGTCGTTGGTTTCACTGATGGTGTCCGAGTGGCTGGCCCGCTGGGGCCGTAAACGGATGGGCGTATAA
- the modC gene encoding molybdenum ABC transporter ATP-binding protein ModC, with protein sequence MLELDFSQRLGDLNLNVRADLPAQGITAIFGLSGAGKTSLINAIGGLTRLQQGRIVLNGRTLVDTASGLCLPPEKRRIGYVFQDARLFPHYRVRGNLQYGMATSMRAQFDNIVELLGIGPLLNRLPLTLSGGEKQRVAIGRALLTAPELLLMDEPLASLDLPRKRELLPYLERLAQDVNTPILYVSHSMDEILRLAEQVMVLDNGQVRAFGGLEEVWASSALRPWLQREDQSSVLRVSVIEHHARYAMTALALGDQRLWVSGVDAALGAQLRIRINAADVSLVLQPPVNSSIRNVLPAKVTECLDVDGQVEVKLAVGESVLWARITPWARDELAIRPGQWLYAQVKSVSISREAR encoded by the coding sequence ATGCTGGAGCTGGATTTCTCCCAACGCCTTGGGGATTTAAACCTTAACGTGCGCGCCGATCTGCCCGCTCAGGGCATAACCGCGATTTTTGGCCTGTCCGGCGCGGGTAAAACGTCCTTAATCAATGCCATTGGCGGCCTGACGCGCCTGCAGCAAGGCCGTATTGTGCTGAATGGCCGTACGCTGGTGGATACCGCCAGCGGCCTGTGCCTGCCACCGGAGAAGCGGCGGATTGGCTATGTGTTTCAGGACGCGCGCCTGTTCCCGCATTATCGGGTACGCGGCAACCTGCAATACGGTATGGCGACCAGCATGCGCGCGCAGTTCGACAACATTGTTGAACTGCTGGGCATCGGGCCCTTGCTCAACCGCCTGCCGTTGACGCTGTCCGGCGGCGAAAAACAGCGGGTGGCGATTGGCCGTGCTTTATTGACCGCGCCGGAGTTGCTGTTAATGGATGAGCCTCTGGCGTCGCTGGACCTGCCGCGCAAACGCGAACTGCTGCCGTATCTGGAGCGGTTGGCGCAGGACGTCAATACGCCGATCCTTTACGTCAGCCACAGCATGGATGAGATTCTGCGACTGGCAGAGCAGGTGATGGTGCTGGATAACGGTCAGGTCAGGGCATTTGGCGGGCTGGAAGAAGTATGGGCCAGCAGCGCATTGCGGCCATGGTTGCAGCGTGAAGATCAAAGCAGCGTGCTGCGCGTCAGCGTGATTGAACATCATGCGCGCTACGCCATGACGGCTCTGGCGTTGGGCGACCAACGCCTGTGGGTCAGCGGGGTCGATGCCGCCTTGGGTGCTCAACTGCGTATCCGAATCAACGCCGCCGACGTTTCATTGGTGCTGCAGCCACCGGTCAACAGCAGTATCCGCAACGTACTGCCGGCCAAAGTCACCGAATGCCTGGACGTGGATGGACAGGTGGAGGTGAAACTGGCGGTGGGGGAGAGCGTGTTGTGGGCACGCATTACGCCGTGGGCGCGTGATGAGCTGGCGATCCGCCCCGGTCAATGGTTGTATGCGCAGGTGAAAAGCGTGTCGATCAGCCGCGAGGCGCGTTAA
- a CDS encoding pyridoxal phosphatase yields the protein MSYRVIALDLDGTLLDNQKRILPQSLAALAQARAAGIKVIVVTGRHHVAIHPFYQALEIDTPAICCNGTYLYDFQQQKVLAADPLAKDQAKLVLQMLKQSGIHGLMYVDDAMLYQEPSGHVTRSLAWAETLPPAQRPTLLQVNSLVQAADEAQSIWKFATSHADIPALRQFAETVEKELGLACEWSWHDQVDIAKGGNSKGKRLQQWVESQGLSMDQVVAFGDNYNDLSMLEAVGLGVAMGNADDAIKQRADLVIADHLQPGIAEVIRTRVLGQ from the coding sequence ATGAGCTACCGCGTCATTGCCCTCGATCTGGATGGCACCCTGCTGGACAACCAAAAACGCATTTTACCGCAGTCGCTGGCAGCCCTGGCGCAAGCGCGCGCTGCCGGTATCAAAGTGATTGTCGTCACCGGCCGCCATCACGTGGCGATCCACCCGTTTTATCAGGCGCTGGAGATAGACACACCGGCAATCTGCTGCAACGGTACCTATCTGTATGACTTCCAGCAGCAAAAAGTGCTGGCCGCCGATCCGCTGGCCAAAGATCAGGCCAAACTGGTGCTGCAAATGCTGAAACAAAGCGGCATTCACGGCCTGATGTACGTGGACGACGCCATGCTGTATCAGGAACCAAGCGGCCACGTCACCCGTTCACTGGCCTGGGCGGAAACCCTGCCGCCGGCGCAACGCCCAACGCTGTTGCAGGTCAACAGCCTGGTGCAAGCAGCCGATGAAGCGCAGTCAATCTGGAAGTTCGCCACTTCGCACGCCGATATTCCTGCGCTGCGCCAGTTTGCCGAGACGGTGGAAAAAGAACTGGGACTGGCCTGCGAATGGTCGTGGCACGATCAGGTCGATATCGCCAAAGGCGGCAACAGCAAAGGCAAACGCCTGCAGCAGTGGGTCGAGTCGCAGGGCCTGAGCATGGATCAGGTGGTGGCTTTCGGGGATAACTACAATGACCTCAGCATGCTGGAAGCGGTAGGTCTGGGCGTGGCGATGGGCAACGCCGATGACGCTATCAAGCAACGCGCCGATTTGGTGATCGCCGATCACCTGCAACCCGGCATCGCCGAGGTGATCCGCACGCGCGTACTGGGTCAATAA
- the pgl gene encoding 6-phosphogluconolactonase yields the protein MKQIVYVASPESQQIHVWQLGDAGALALLQTVEVPGQVQPMAIHPDRTHLYVGVRPAFGIVSYRIEADGTLQQAGMAPLPGSPTHISTDLQGRYLFSASYSGNCASVSPIGHDGVVGAPIQQIDGLTAPHSANIDPTNQLLLVPCLKEDRIRLFNLDQQGELTPHAQEAVATAAGAGPRHMAFHPNDKYAYCVNELDGTVDVLAISENGAKYTQAQTLDIMPADFNGTRWAADIHLTPNGRFLYTSDRTASILTIFSVSEDGSTLSVVGYHPTEEQPRGFNIDHSGRFVISSGQKSDHIGVYEIDQTSGKLATLARYPVGKGPMWVSVLAK from the coding sequence ATGAAGCAAATCGTTTATGTCGCCAGCCCGGAAAGCCAGCAAATTCACGTCTGGCAGTTAGGCGATGCAGGGGCCCTGGCGCTGCTGCAAACCGTCGAAGTTCCGGGTCAGGTGCAACCGATGGCGATCCACCCGGACCGAACGCACCTGTACGTCGGCGTGCGCCCGGCGTTCGGCATTGTCAGCTACCGCATCGAGGCGGACGGCACGCTGCAACAGGCGGGCATGGCACCGCTGCCGGGCAGCCCGACCCATATCTCTACCGATTTGCAGGGGCGTTATCTGTTTTCCGCCTCCTACAGCGGCAACTGCGCCAGCGTCAGTCCTATTGGCCATGACGGCGTAGTGGGTGCGCCTATTCAGCAGATTGACGGTTTAACTGCGCCGCACTCGGCCAATATCGACCCGACCAACCAACTGCTGTTGGTGCCCTGCCTGAAAGAAGATCGCATTCGTCTGTTCAATTTGGATCAGCAGGGCGAACTGACGCCGCATGCTCAGGAAGCGGTAGCAACCGCCGCCGGTGCCGGTCCGCGCCACATGGCATTCCACCCGAACGACAAATATGCCTACTGCGTAAACGAGCTGGACGGTACGGTAGACGTGCTGGCCATCAGTGAAAACGGCGCTAAATACACCCAGGCGCAAACGCTGGATATCATGCCTGCCGATTTCAACGGCACCCGTTGGGCGGCGGATATTCACCTCACGCCGAATGGCCGCTTCCTCTACACCAGCGACCGCACCGCCAGCATACTGACGATTTTCAGCGTCTCCGAAGACGGTAGCACCCTGTCGGTCGTCGGCTACCACCCGACCGAAGAGCAGCCACGTGGCTTCAACATCGACCACAGCGGCCGCTTTGTGATCTCGTCCGGTCAGAAGTCCGATCATATCGGGGTGTATGAAATCGATCAGACCAGCGGCAAGCTGGCCACTCTGGCACGTTACCCGGTGGGTAAAGGCCCGATGTGGGTAAGCGTATTAGCGAAGTAG